A portion of the Zootoca vivipara chromosome 6, rZooViv1.1, whole genome shotgun sequence genome contains these proteins:
- the TINCR gene encoding TINCR ubiquitin domain containing, producing MLLPASLSSASLAEPEGMETLRRSLSRWKKYHIKVHLADEDLLLPLTVKPTDTMMDLRAHLVREGVTSWKKTFFYNARVIEEHETVKEAKIQNGSVLLLINDKRGKAVDEW from the exons ATGCTTTTGCCGGCCTCTCTCTCGTCCGCCTCTCTCGCCGAGCCGGAGGGGATGGAGACCCTGCGGAGGAGCCTCTCCCGGTGGAAGAAGTATCACATCAAGGTCCACCTAGCCGACGAGGACCTCCTGCTGCCTCTGACGGTGAAGCCCACCGACACCATGATGGACCTGAGGGCGCACCTGGTGCGGGAAGGGGTGACCTCCTGGAAGAAGACCTTCTTTTACAACGCCCGGGTGATCGAGGAGCACGAGACGGTGAAGGAGGCCAAGATCCAGAACGGCTCCGTCCTCCTGCTCATCAACGACAAGAG GGGAAAGGCCGTAGatgagtggtag